Proteins from a single region of Geothrix sp. PMB-07:
- a CDS encoding DUF1800 family protein: MAGLFDVAKSSWTLDDVLHFSRRAGFHLKPEDAQVLVAAGPSATVDAWLDATASETAYTTARDTQGDVYYESATEGTNQGPHGFTLTPRGWMKEAQGHFCFSMQFNPNQAKERLALFWHQLFATGATKVDNVALMANQIQLFRDQGRGPFADLLKAVSHDPAMLRWLDGIANNVDGTGKAPNENYAREVMELFSLGPYNGYGEADIKAFAQLFAGWTFYSSGSELVADAGYPWVVSNGHAIVATGQTNPIGAPMVLDGSGSTLAANEKLPNRRNFPASATVTLFGTTVPVMGADLGENALALITTTRATECAQFLAKRILRHFLAPETDLSTTVFNDFVATLKAEKFHIGNALKKLFKSDTFYQAPYRFALVEGPVAWMIRQARALCPDLGKALVTPLKGTPGVPSFPVYAGGQYNDLEQMAWHLEYAGQKLLDPKGPNGWGEHLSWINSNTARYRSRLAAALAYGPNDFTRDGRDHPQLSDVGFFPSDPVVWFPTKPATPVDVWNRLVDLIQPAPIPTALRDQTLTGPSGLWGAGQAFAGWNATDQSKARDLAFILLSTPYAQVH, from the coding sequence ATGGCAGGACTGTTTGATGTCGCCAAAAGCAGCTGGACTTTGGACGACGTGCTTCACTTCAGCCGCAGGGCAGGATTCCACCTGAAGCCAGAGGACGCCCAGGTGCTGGTGGCAGCTGGCCCCTCCGCTACGGTCGATGCCTGGCTGGATGCCACGGCGAGTGAGACCGCCTACACGACGGCTCGCGATACGCAAGGCGATGTTTACTATGAATCCGCGACCGAGGGCACCAACCAGGGGCCCCACGGGTTCACCCTGACCCCGCGGGGCTGGATGAAGGAAGCGCAGGGCCATTTCTGTTTCTCGATGCAGTTCAATCCCAACCAGGCCAAGGAGCGGCTGGCGCTGTTCTGGCACCAACTCTTCGCCACCGGCGCCACCAAAGTCGATAACGTCGCCTTGATGGCCAACCAGATCCAGCTGTTCCGGGATCAGGGCCGAGGTCCCTTCGCGGATCTTCTGAAGGCGGTGAGCCATGATCCGGCCATGTTGCGTTGGCTGGATGGCATTGCCAACAACGTGGATGGCACTGGGAAGGCACCTAACGAGAACTACGCCCGCGAGGTCATGGAGCTCTTCTCCCTGGGGCCCTACAACGGCTATGGGGAAGCGGATATCAAGGCCTTCGCCCAACTGTTTGCCGGGTGGACCTTTTATTCCAGCGGGTCCGAACTGGTCGCTGATGCCGGATACCCATGGGTGGTCAGCAATGGCCACGCCATCGTGGCCACGGGGCAGACCAATCCCATCGGGGCCCCCATGGTGTTGGACGGGTCGGGAAGCACCCTCGCGGCGAATGAGAAGCTGCCCAACCGCCGGAATTTCCCCGCGAGTGCCACCGTGACCTTGTTCGGAACCACTGTGCCGGTGATGGGTGCGGATTTGGGAGAGAACGCGCTGGCGCTCATCACCACCACCCGAGCCACCGAATGCGCCCAGTTCCTCGCCAAAAGGATCCTCCGGCATTTCCTGGCCCCGGAAACTGATCTGAGCACGACCGTGTTCAACGATTTCGTGGCCACGCTCAAGGCGGAAAAGTTCCACATCGGGAATGCCCTGAAGAAGCTCTTCAAGAGCGACACCTTCTATCAGGCTCCTTACCGGTTCGCCTTGGTGGAAGGCCCCGTGGCTTGGATGATCCGACAGGCCCGAGCCCTCTGCCCTGATCTCGGCAAGGCGTTGGTCACGCCGCTTAAGGGAACTCCCGGCGTGCCTAGTTTTCCCGTGTATGCAGGAGGGCAATACAACGATCTCGAACAGATGGCCTGGCATCTCGAGTACGCGGGCCAGAAACTTCTGGATCCCAAGGGCCCCAACGGCTGGGGTGAGCACCTTTCCTGGATCAACAGCAACACGGCCCGCTACCGCAGTCGGTTGGCAGCGGCCCTGGCCTACGGCCCCAATGATTTCACGCGGGATGGGCGGGACCATCCCCAGTTATCGGATGTGGGTTTCTTCCCCTCGGACCCAGTGGTGTGGTTCCCGACGAAACCTGCCACCCCGGTCGATGTGTGGAACCGCCTGGTGGATCTGATCCAACCTGCGCCCATTCCCACAGCCTTGAGAGATCAGACGCTCACGGGCCCCAGTGGCCTCTGGGGTGCGGGTCAGGCCTTTGCAGGATGGAACGCCACCGATCAAAGCAAGGCTCGCGACCTGGCTTTCATTCTTCTCTCCACGCCCTACGCCCAGGTTCACTAG